In Pyrus communis chromosome 11, drPyrComm1.1, whole genome shotgun sequence, the sequence GGaagttgcatgcatgcatttcttccttcaacatgCATTGATTCCAACGAGTTATCGTATCCAATCGAATCCTAGACACTTAATTTGTAATACCAGGAATATGCAGGGAGGGTTGAGAATTTATGTATAGTTTTTTAGGTAGACATATGAAAATAAATGCTTCTGAACTTTTGAGTTTTCTTGACTTACTTGTTGATCGGCAGCGTGACTGTGATTAAGGGAAGGGCTATAACTGCCTCCTAATAACTTGTGGTTCATCTTTTCGTCAGCAAGTTCTCTCAGTTTATTCAGTGTCGGCAGTATCACAGTGCCAAGATCTGGCCTGTCCTTTCGTCTAAGTTCTGCACATTGGATTGCTAGCTTTGCAAAGCTCAAGGCTTCTTCATATGGCCAATCAGGCACAGCTGGGTCTAGCATCCCCTCAAATGTGCCCTTTTCAATTGCAGTTTCGACCTGGTGAGTCAACCCCATAGGTGGCCTACTTGTTACCAATTGAAGAAGCATAATGCCCAAGGAGTACACATCAGATTTTACACCAAGCATTCCTGTCTGCTGATACTCAGGGTCAATATAGCAGAATGTTCCGGCAGTTGCTGTCATGAGGCACTGTGTCACGTTTTCAGCAACAGCTGGGACAAGTCTGGCTAATCCGACATCACTAATCTTGCTCACGTAGTTTTGATCTAGCAAAATGTTGCCCGGCTTGAGGTCACGGTGCACCAAGGGTTCCGGCTTGGTCTGGTGAAGAAAAAGTAGGCCTGTGGCAACCTCAGCTGCTATTTGGAACCTCAGTTGCCAAGATAGAGCTGGGGTGTTCCCTTTCCTTGAGAGACAGTCGTCTAAGCTTCCATTGGCCATGTATTCATATACTAGAATGCCATACTCTGGACAGGCTCCTAGAAGTAACACCATGTTGGGATGTCGAATGCAGCTAAGTATGTCGATCTGCATTGAATCATGAAAGAAGAGGTTAGCTAAATTTTTCCATATAATATCTTTCTACTTTTATGTTTGTCGGATGAAACTTAGAACGAAATGTAAGATAATAAGCATGCTGTAAAAGAAAAAATGCATGTTCAACTTGTAACGGAAACTAGAATGTAGGATAGCTAATTTTATTCGAAAATCTTTGGCCATTGTGTGGAGTTCACTACTTATACTTACCTTTGTCCAATGGAATTTGTTTTAGCACAAAACcaagttaaaagaaaatttaacgaATCATGAGAGCTAGTCAAGATTCTCTGTCCCTTTACCTCTTTCTGAAACTGTGACCTTCCTTGAGCAGCATCCGGACGCAAGACCTTGACTGCAACAGGTGTGTGATCGAGGTAGCACTTATAGACAGGACCATAACCTCCTTCCCCAATTTTTCGAGATGGCAAAAAGTGTTCTGTTGCTTCTTCAATCTCCTCAATGGAATACCTCCTATACTTGTCATCAGTGTGGGCTAGATTTGATAATAGCTTCCTCATGTCCTCTGCTTCTCTAAGAGCCTTAATTTCTGCGTTTGCCCGTTTATTTGACTCCAACTCTGCAATCCTTTTAGCTGCATCAGCTGCTTCTATGGCTGCCTTGCACCTAGCTTTTTCTCTCTCCGCAACTGCCTGTGCTGCTTCTTGAGCCAATCGTGCTTCCTCAAGTTTTTGTTCCTCTTCAGCCCTCCAGCTGTGCAGCTCCATTTCCTACAGGGGACGTAAGTTTGAATGGAATCATGAAAAaatgcaggaaaaaaaaatctaacttgCACTCACTTTCTGTTTAGCTGTAAGTGCTTCTCTGCATGCCGTACTGTACATGTCCATTGTTTGCTTCAGCTCTAGCTTTAGCCTCCTCATCTCCGATTCTACTTCTTCCTGCATCAGTTTAATAAATGCAGTGAAAAAAATCATCTAGACAGTGTACGGAAAGATATTGCAACAAAATTTGAGAAAGGGATGATGGTGaaaaaaatcatcatataaGGTGTAAAAGGTTTGAGATTTTCGGATGCTTACCAGGTTCTCTGATGACCATGAAGATGATGTTTGGTTGCTTTCATGTGAAATTGACAAGAACTCTTGCGGAAAATTGAGTTCTGCGAACTTAGGTCCTAGGCGCATTGATCCAAAGCTTTGGTCTGAGATGGTAGATAGCCGCCCTCTGTCCATATATTCATACATCACAGATGAAGCTCGGTCAGTGCTTGCCCTGTCGGAGCTTATAAATGATCTCTCACTTTCCGATTCTGAGAACCCTCCACTAATCCTTCCATTACTAAAACCTCCTCctcttgtatatatatatctgtttCCAATCAGGACGATGGATCAGTCTTTTCGGTAGATTACATGGCATCAATCACTACGCATACCAGCATTGTGAGAAGAAATTGCCTTGCCATGTCATGTTGTACCCAAAAACCAGGTTTAGTATGCTATGACTTACCTGGCAGCTTCATCTGGCAAGTTACGAGGCTTGAACGATGGTCtggctgctggatagagaggaTCCAAAAAATGCGTTTATTATTGCTCAAGCAAAATTGGTTTTGAAGATAGCTTACTTAATAATTGAAAGAAACAAACCTTTCAAGTACATATTCTGTCCTGGTGTTTCAGCTGCTTTAGCACTTTGCTGATTTAATGCCTCTATTTGGGCAAGTAGTGGAGAACTGTAAGCTGCTGGACGAGAAGCATGTCGCTCAGAGTGGATTTTCCCTTTGGAGATGACATATACGGTGCAGAAATCAGGTGCCCCTTTTGATACACTGCTTGGAATACTTGATGATTTGAATCTGAATGAGAAAATCATCGATTTTTAAGCACCCTAAATGATTCCACACAACCGTATGTTGGGTTTACATGTACTATGGCATCGATAAATGTGTCATATTTCTTACTGATTACACTTATGAGAGTCAAATACATTAACCATGACATTTTGAAAACAATCAACGTGTTCCTGCTTGGATCAGCATCATGCTATTATTTTACGGAATATTGAGTAACAATATGTTTTCATCGATAGTGCGTGCTTTTGCTCGCGGATAATGCTTTTTCTTATTGTAACATTTTGTTCAATTGTCATTCTTTGCATGATAGAAAAATCTAATAAAG encodes:
- the LOC137709049 gene encoding U-box domain-containing protein 35-like — encoded protein: MWSVKGGNVAKKGAGGNGLVAVAIDNQKGSQNALRWAAEHLLTKGQTVILLHVVQKTSSVCSSYSVTTSIFGAVAGNNAIVCNINNPFQSPHKQQLEKMTKDLFLTFHCYCARKDINCIDIILENSDIAKAVTEYASCAAIENLVLGAPTKHGFIRFKSSSIPSSVSKGAPDFCTVYVISKGKIHSERHASRPAAYSSPLLAQIEALNQQSAKAAETPGQNMYLKAARPSFKPRNLPDEAARYIYTRGGGFSNGRISGGFSESESERSFISSDRASTDRASSVMYEYMDRGRLSTISDQSFGSMRLGPKFAELNFPQEFLSISHESNQTSSSWSSENLEEVESEMRRLKLELKQTMDMYSTACREALTAKQKEMELHSWRAEEEQKLEEARLAQEAAQAVAEREKARCKAAIEAADAAKRIAELESNKRANAEIKALREAEDMRKLLSNLAHTDDKYRRYSIEEIEEATEHFLPSRKIGEGGYGPVYKCYLDHTPVAVKVLRPDAAQGRSQFQKEIDILSCIRHPNMVLLLGACPEYGILVYEYMANGSLDDCLSRKGNTPALSWQLRFQIAAEVATGLLFLHQTKPEPLVHRDLKPGNILLDQNYVSKISDVGLARLVPAVAENVTQCLMTATAGTFCYIDPEYQQTGMLGVKSDVYSLGIMLLQLVTSRPPMGLTHQVETAIEKGTFEGMLDPAVPDWPYEEALSFAKLAIQCAELRRKDRPDLGTVILPTLNKLRELADEKMNHKLLGGSYSPSLNHSHAADQQEVISDPQLKNPETSKSQSSTSSQPENQAEEAGTTE